A genomic stretch from Desulfotignum balticum DSM 7044 includes:
- a CDS encoding efflux RND transporter permease subunit, with protein sequence MMNIQKINTRFKILGEIIVRFRWLSIIVFLVVMAGAAGGLRLLESDVSQESWFLEDDVLMQTRERFEEIFGNDDFCAVLVEADNVFTPKILSGIRDLGRELVAKVPYADDVLSLTDFEFTLGTDEGMEIIDLVPRVIPASPDELATIRELALSKPSMRNRIVSEDGRYTWIMLRLKPLPDVSARPGEQSPELIIGQTVNEIAGQEQYRILNPKTTGLPVINVEKRNFFARETPKLLGISLVLTVIILAVSLRSLRGVVFPLVTAVSAMVMVFGVQGYLGISSDPSMIFLPVFLSLALAIGYSIHVFNFFTRQFLYTGRRRQSLVHAVEETGWPLLFSALTTIAAMLTFVFIPLRPIRWVGLTAACLVAVTWVLVIFLLPALLSFGRDIVPRVITGHPGGRPVDRLMHYLGRRVLSRPGLTMTVFVVVAAICLVGFSRFEVSFDIRRTMGIGIPYVERLDYIGKTPVGSLYSYGVALEFDEPGAAREPENLEKFDRLVAQVQSFHLTKKVSSLLDIIKDMNQVVNAGDPSYHRIPESREMIAQLLLLYENAGGAEAEKWVDYEYQRLRLMVEVDDYNSGEAAGELRRILALGEELFPDARVLLVGSISQFTVMMDYVTRGQIKSLFIALGVITVLMSLVFGSLKTGLIAMIPNLAPALAVGGIMGFAGIPLDMMTVTVIPMLLGLAVDDTIHFISHSRLEFARTGSYHETFCRVFLSVGTALFLTSTVLILCFSAYLASAANVFVNMGILVSTGIAAALAADYFVVPVLLNWARPFGEEAVPALDGPSRAPACSRTP encoded by the coding sequence ATGATGAATATACAGAAAATCAACACCCGGTTTAAAATACTCGGGGAAATCATTGTCAGGTTCCGGTGGCTGAGCATCATTGTTTTCCTTGTTGTCATGGCCGGGGCCGCCGGCGGGCTGCGGCTGCTGGAATCCGATGTTTCCCAGGAAAGCTGGTTTCTGGAGGATGACGTACTGATGCAGACCCGGGAACGGTTCGAAGAGATCTTCGGCAATGACGATTTTTGTGCCGTACTGGTGGAGGCGGACAACGTGTTCACGCCAAAAATTCTCTCCGGGATCCGGGACCTGGGACGGGAACTGGTGGCAAAGGTGCCCTATGCCGATGATGTGCTTTCCCTGACCGATTTTGAATTCACCCTGGGCACGGACGAGGGCATGGAAATCATCGACCTGGTGCCCCGGGTCATCCCGGCATCTCCGGATGAACTGGCCACAATCCGGGAACTGGCCCTTTCCAAGCCGTCCATGCGCAACCGGATTGTGTCCGAAGACGGCCGGTATACCTGGATCATGCTGCGGCTCAAGCCGCTTCCCGACGTTTCGGCCCGCCCGGGTGAACAGAGCCCGGAATTGATCATCGGACAAACCGTCAATGAGATCGCCGGTCAGGAGCAATACCGGATACTGAACCCGAAAACCACCGGCCTGCCGGTCATCAATGTGGAAAAACGAAATTTTTTCGCCAGGGAAACCCCGAAACTCCTGGGCATCTCCCTGGTGCTGACCGTGATCATCCTGGCCGTGTCCCTGCGGAGCTTGCGGGGGGTGGTCTTTCCCCTGGTCACTGCGGTGAGTGCCATGGTCATGGTTTTCGGGGTCCAGGGTTATCTGGGGATCAGCAGCGACCCTTCCATGATTTTTCTGCCGGTTTTCCTGAGCCTGGCCCTGGCCATCGGCTATTCCATCCATGTCTTCAATTTCTTTACGCGCCAATTCCTGTACACGGGCCGGCGCCGCCAGTCCCTGGTCCATGCTGTGGAAGAAACCGGGTGGCCCCTGTTGTTCAGTGCCCTGACCACCATCGCCGCCATGCTGACGTTTGTCTTCATTCCCCTGCGGCCCATCCGCTGGGTGGGATTGACCGCCGCCTGCCTGGTGGCGGTCACCTGGGTGCTGGTCATTTTCCTGCTCCCGGCTCTGCTGAGCTTCGGCAGGGACATTGTACCCCGGGTGATCACGGGACACCCGGGCGGACGGCCCGTGGACCGGCTCATGCATTACCTGGGCCGCCGGGTGCTCTCCCGGCCCGGGCTCACCATGACCGTGTTTGTTGTTGTCGCGGCCATCTGTCTGGTTGGGTTTTCCCGGTTCGAAGTCTCCTTTGACATCCGGCGCACCATGGGTATCGGCATTCCCTATGTGGAGCGCCTGGACTATATCGGAAAGACCCCTGTGGGTTCTTTGTATTCCTATGGCGTGGCCCTGGAGTTTGATGAACCGGGGGCGGCCAGGGAGCCGGAAAATCTGGAAAAATTCGACCGGCTGGTGGCACAGGTGCAGTCCTTTCACCTCACCAAGAAGGTCAGCTCGCTGCTGGACATCATCAAGGATATGAACCAGGTGGTCAATGCCGGGGATCCGTCATACCACCGCATTCCGGAGAGCCGGGAAATGATCGCCCAGCTGCTTTTGCTGTATGAAAACGCCGGCGGGGCCGAGGCGGAAAAATGGGTGGACTATGAGTATCAGCGGCTGCGGCTGATGGTGGAGGTGGATGACTACAATTCCGGGGAAGCGGCCGGGGAACTGCGCCGGATTCTGGCGCTGGGGGAAGAGCTGTTTCCCGATGCCAGGGTGCTGCTGGTGGGCTCCATCTCCCAGTTCACGGTCATGATGGATTATGTGACCCGGGGCCAGATCAAGTCTCTGTTCATTGCCCTGGGGGTAATCACCGTGCTCATGTCCCTGGTGTTCGGCAGCCTGAAGACCGGCCTGATCGCCATGATTCCCAACCTCGCCCCTGCCCTGGCCGTGGGCGGCATCATGGGGTTTGCAGGCATTCCCTTAGACATGATGACCGTCACCGTGATCCCCATGTTGCTGGGCCTGGCCGTGGACGATACCATCCATTTTATCAGCCACAGCCGGCTGGAGTTTGCGCGCACCGGCAGCTACCATGAAACCTTCTGCCGGGTTTTCCTGTCCGTGGGCACCGCCCTGTTTTTAACATCCACGGTATTGATCCTGTGCTTTTCAGCCTACCTGGCATCAGCGGCCAATGTGTTTGTCAATATGGGCATCCTGGTGTCCACCGGTATTGCGGCGGCCCTGGCAGCCGATTATTTTGTTGTCCCGGTGCTGCTGAATTGGGCACGGCCGTTTGGAGAAGAAGCAGTACCAGCCCTGGACGGCCCTTCCCGGGCACCTGCCTGTTCCCGCACCCCGTGA
- a CDS encoding ABC transporter ATP-binding protein/permease, with protein sequence MTPDPSPAIQAQGLAKRFDKVQAVSAVDFEVRSGELFGFLGPNGAGKTTTINMLTGLARPDAGTIHISGIDCTKNPRAAQHLIGVVPDESNLYPELTGFGNLCFCAALYGIGNAERKSRARELLDTFDLAGAANRKFGGYSKGMRRKLAIAAGIIHRPDILFLDEPTSGIDVASARQLRRLVRALHKNGTTIFLTTHYIEEAERLCDRIAFIVSGRTIRTDTVDNLIQPVRDTHVLQVTCIGRTKDLADTLDRTFPDLAFAFPEQGMIRVTSGSPVRVGPLVRFLEDRAVDVTEAKKNRSFERLLLAPLSFEILMLAKTSGAILFGILNALVPLFLAVWLTDLSQVAWGILVPAVFLISVASTFMGLFIAVAVSEVFEAQTFSNFFRFPMIFLCGLFFPVSALPFFLEPLAYFLPLTYGADLLHGAVRGEHTLPYLVDLAVLAVFCIGLFAVSLFNIQRRWIA encoded by the coding sequence ATGACTCCTGACCCGTCCCCGGCCATCCAGGCCCAGGGCCTTGCCAAACGGTTTGACAAGGTCCAGGCCGTATCGGCCGTTGATTTCGAGGTCCGGTCCGGTGAGCTATTCGGGTTTTTAGGTCCCAACGGGGCCGGTAAGACCACCACCATCAACATGCTCACCGGGCTGGCCCGGCCGGATGCCGGCACCATCCATATCAGCGGCATCGACTGTACCAAAAATCCCCGGGCCGCCCAGCATCTCATTGGAGTGGTGCCGGATGAAAGCAATCTGTATCCGGAACTGACCGGCTTTGGAAACCTGTGCTTCTGTGCGGCCCTGTATGGCATCGGCAATGCCGAGCGAAAGTCCAGGGCCCGGGAACTGCTGGACACCTTTGACCTTGCCGGGGCCGCAAACCGGAAATTCGGCGGATATTCCAAGGGTATGAGGCGCAAACTCGCCATTGCCGCCGGTATCATCCACCGGCCGGACATTCTGTTTCTGGATGAACCCACCTCCGGCATCGATGTGGCCAGCGCCCGGCAGCTGCGCCGGCTGGTCCGTGCGCTGCACAAAAACGGCACCACCATTTTTCTGACCACCCATTATATTGAAGAGGCCGAGCGGTTGTGCGACCGGATCGCCTTCATCGTATCCGGCAGAACAATTCGGACAGACACGGTGGACAACCTGATTCAGCCCGTGCGGGACACCCATGTACTGCAAGTGACCTGCATCGGCCGGACTAAAGACCTGGCAGACACCCTGGACCGCACATTCCCGGACCTGGCATTCGCGTTTCCGGAACAGGGGATGATCCGGGTGACATCCGGCAGCCCGGTGCGGGTCGGCCCGCTGGTGCGGTTTCTGGAGGACCGGGCAGTGGATGTGACAGAAGCAAAAAAGAACCGCTCCTTTGAGCGCCTTCTGCTGGCACCCCTTTCCTTTGAAATCCTGATGCTGGCCAAGACCAGCGGGGCGATCCTGTTTGGAATACTCAACGCCCTGGTGCCCCTTTTCCTGGCTGTATGGTTGACCGATCTGTCACAGGTGGCATGGGGGATTTTGGTGCCGGCCGTATTTCTGATTTCCGTGGCATCCACATTCATGGGGCTGTTCATTGCCGTGGCTGTCAGTGAGGTGTTCGAGGCCCAGACCTTTTCCAATTTTTTCCGGTTTCCCATGATCTTTTTGTGCGGGCTGTTTTTTCCCGTCAGTGCGCTGCCGTTTTTCCTGGAACCACTTGCCTATTTCCTGCCCTTGACCTACGGGGCCGACCTGCTGCACGGGGCCGTGCGCGGAGAACATACCCTGCCGTATCTGGTGGACCTGGCAGTTCTGGCCGTTTTCTGCATCGGTCTGTTTGCTGTCAGCCTGTTCAACATCCAGAGGCGGTGGATTGCCTGA
- a CDS encoding type II secretion system protein — protein sequence MNTDQPTNSVKKPIQNSSGFSLLEILVVLTVMGFLIAMVAPRLGGISSSAVDTVCDSNQNRMVTMMSTFFEQTNRFPSKLTNLVEETADNTYQIPAVSDDNPENGPETLASEFMERNHFRIHYLDDDEAAELKNMGITRVLNLNAYDAYNEDGSGFKDDYDESINNDVTLATTVTKAPTLEEITVPTDTGTTPFAVAMVGIGHNDTDWDLHEDEKNWGEPDWFGRIVLGFGPENSLVTGGIVANAAHCPGGIQNADNVTYNDYNLVLPRLEATADRFEADIASLGFGATAIDGLEELQAVAYDDEPADGYVIADNDDNLKVRTFDIASAQERWQYATQCPEGHMFPADDEEFWGIDIDDDGTIGTVVTP from the coding sequence ATGAATACCGATCAACCGACCAATTCGGTCAAAAAACCCATTCAAAACAGTTCCGGTTTCTCGCTTCTGGAGATCCTGGTGGTTCTCACGGTCATGGGGTTTCTCATCGCCATGGTGGCCCCCCGGCTCGGCGGGATATCCTCCTCTGCCGTGGACACGGTGTGCGATTCCAACCAGAACCGCATGGTCACCATGATGTCCACCTTTTTCGAACAGACCAACCGGTTTCCCAGCAAGCTGACCAACCTGGTGGAAGAAACCGCGGACAACACCTACCAGATCCCGGCGGTATCTGACGATAATCCGGAAAACGGCCCGGAAACCCTGGCCTCTGAATTCATGGAAAGAAACCACTTCCGCATCCACTATCTGGATGACGATGAAGCAGCCGAGCTGAAGAACATGGGCATCACCAGGGTGCTGAACCTGAATGCCTACGATGCCTATAACGAAGACGGCTCCGGATTCAAGGATGACTATGATGAGTCAATCAACAACGACGTAACCCTGGCCACCACCGTCACCAAGGCCCCGACCCTGGAAGAGATCACTGTTCCCACCGATACCGGCACGACCCCCTTTGCCGTAGCCATGGTGGGTATCGGTCATAACGATACCGACTGGGATCTGCACGAGGATGAGAAAAACTGGGGCGAGCCCGACTGGTTCGGCCGCATCGTGCTGGGTTTCGGTCCGGAAAACAGCCTGGTCACCGGCGGCATCGTGGCCAACGCGGCCCATTGCCCGGGCGGCATCCAGAATGCCGACAACGTGACCTACAACGACTACAACCTGGTGCTGCCGCGTCTGGAAGCCACTGCCGACCGGTTTGAAGCTGACATTGCCAGCCTTGGTTTTGGCGCCACCGCAATTGATGGTCTGGAAGAACTGCAGGCCGTGGCCTATGACGACGAACCGGCTGACGGCTATGTCATTGCCGACAACGACGACAACCTGAAGGTCCGGACCTTTGACATCGCTTCGGCCCAGGAAAGATGGCAGTATGCCACCCAGTGCCCGGAAGGCCACATGTTCCCGGCGGATGACGAAGAGTTCTGGGGCATCGACATTGATGACGACGGTACTATCGGCACAGTAGTAACACCCTAA
- a CDS encoding prepilin-type N-terminal cleavage/methylation domain-containing protein: MTSLFTPIHRSDSGFTLLEVMIVLFILGLITAMAWSGAGVMDDARRRQITLEKMDRIRAAVMGPDGVYDPKGRRIIGGYVGDMKHFPGLWEARAQVRNDYAGLSWPNPDQGLGQGPSYDMDPAKVFFRPSGTFTAGKWQWHRPYRRLTDDPENNDHIGGLETENEGQPRGLWTRFTEDLPYDLLGHPAPGEVEGENWKGPYLVPPVEKHPKTADHYAQTDDQYLALEPRWHTGLSREAWEDGDYAASLGEHYDDKENFRLLNNEGRLTDGWHRSLRFFITQDPDRPGSTIFWIISEGPDHDGFYPSKGTCTGRVWTEDADDTMGKNYAPDHPANRDNIVMKIYSHDFETVFEEETRGKTQMTQNILNQIRRAVIGEAPAGRNSGYTGDLGSLPDLFQWHPENGHWDKADNDGTPYTKGQPRGLWTSSPNSVDSGDDLAFSLWGIGWRTRYLPTPDGYGESQKLTDAWDNTLLFFHDTTDDALMVLSPGPDQDYDFGEDPDDPVEDLDLGDYDPSLPENLDNLYLQIRSRDFYPGYLDLHTLTVLNATAGVTKARLFRGEGDIASQTRTADTLIDVNGDGIADDWSVGSMGSPVFKYDDTTPDPIFTGARYLVFWNDTDGNSEIDIGELFRTVVLNITAEPGSTVISGITVNTDDFTPAS; encoded by the coding sequence ATGACTTCACTTTTTACCCCCATCCACCGGTCCGACAGCGGCTTCACCCTGCTGGAAGTGATGATCGTGCTGTTCATCCTGGGCCTGATCACGGCCATGGCCTGGTCCGGGGCCGGGGTGATGGATGATGCCCGCCGCCGGCAAATCACCCTTGAAAAGATGGACCGAATCCGGGCCGCCGTCATGGGACCGGACGGGGTGTATGACCCCAAGGGCCGCCGGATCATCGGCGGGTATGTGGGGGACATGAAACACTTTCCCGGTCTGTGGGAGGCCAGGGCCCAAGTGCGCAACGATTATGCCGGCCTCTCCTGGCCGAATCCGGATCAGGGGCTGGGACAGGGACCGTCCTATGACATGGACCCGGCCAAAGTTTTCTTCCGGCCTTCCGGGACATTCACTGCCGGAAAATGGCAGTGGCACCGGCCCTACCGCAGACTCACGGATGATCCGGAAAACAATGACCATATCGGGGGCCTGGAAACGGAAAATGAAGGCCAGCCCCGGGGATTGTGGACCCGGTTCACCGAGGACCTGCCGTATGACCTGCTTGGTCACCCCGCACCCGGGGAAGTGGAAGGAGAAAACTGGAAAGGCCCTTACCTGGTGCCGCCCGTGGAAAAACACCCCAAGACGGCAGACCATTACGCCCAAACCGATGACCAATACCTGGCCCTGGAACCCCGCTGGCACACCGGGCTTTCCCGGGAGGCCTGGGAAGACGGGGATTATGCCGCCTCCCTGGGGGAGCACTATGATGACAAGGAAAACTTCCGGCTCCTGAACAATGAGGGGCGTCTCACCGACGGGTGGCACCGGTCTTTGCGGTTTTTCATCACACAAGATCCGGACCGGCCCGGATCCACCATTTTCTGGATCATCTCCGAAGGCCCGGACCATGACGGGTTCTACCCTTCAAAGGGCACCTGCACCGGCCGGGTGTGGACCGAGGATGCGGACGACACCATGGGGAAGAACTATGCTCCTGACCATCCGGCCAACCGGGACAACATCGTGATGAAAATTTATTCCCATGATTTTGAGACGGTTTTTGAAGAAGAGACACGGGGAAAAACCCAGATGACCCAAAATATTCTGAACCAGATCCGCCGGGCTGTCATCGGCGAGGCACCCGCCGGCAGGAACTCCGGGTACACCGGAGACCTGGGATCTTTGCCGGACCTGTTTCAGTGGCATCCCGAAAACGGACACTGGGATAAAGCAGATAATGACGGCACCCCTTATACCAAAGGCCAGCCCCGGGGATTGTGGACGTCCTCTCCCAACAGTGTGGATTCCGGAGACGACCTTGCGTTCAGCCTCTGGGGCATCGGATGGCGCACCCGGTACCTGCCGACCCCGGACGGATACGGAGAAAGCCAGAAGCTTACGGATGCCTGGGACAATACCCTGCTGTTTTTCCATGACACAACTGATGACGCGCTGATGGTGCTGTCTCCGGGGCCGGACCAAGACTATGATTTCGGGGAGGACCCGGATGATCCGGTGGAGGACCTGGATCTGGGGGACTATGACCCGTCCCTGCCTGAAAATCTGGACAACCTGTATCTGCAGATCCGATCCCGGGATTTTTATCCCGGATATCTGGACCTGCACACCCTTACGGTGCTCAACGCCACCGCCGGTGTCACCAAAGCCCGACTTTTCCGGGGAGAGGGGGATATTGCCTCCCAGACCCGGACAGCAGACACCCTCATTGACGTGAACGGGGACGGTATTGCCGATGACTGGTCTGTCGGGTCCATGGGGTCTCCTGTTTTCAAATATGATGACACCACCCCGGACCCCATTTTCACCGGGGCCCGGTACCTGGTATTCTGGAACGACACGGACGGCAACAGCGAGATCGATATCGGCGAACTGTTCCGGACTGTTGTCCTGAACATCACTGCAGAACCCGGATCCACCGTGATTTCCGGCATCACCGTGAACACCGATGATTTCACCCCGGCCTCGTGA
- the pilO gene encoding type 4a pilus biogenesis protein PilO — MKPLSNLEKFGLAAALIAASTFFYMKYIYDPQVLLLQKTLDRRNKIVRELNQINDTPSVFQLEKTIEQDKITLAELRKQSGGLAVKTGNPDEITRLLARITRLMDSSHLTVQSITPKTPFQGPFLKWSPFEMDLKGYFQGLMMFLDHVRELEDAVEIQDLAVVRSPGQPGMLQIKFILNI, encoded by the coding sequence TTGAAACCCCTGAGCAACCTGGAAAAATTCGGCCTGGCTGCAGCCCTTATCGCCGCCAGCACCTTTTTCTACATGAAATATATCTATGACCCCCAGGTCCTGCTGCTCCAGAAAACCCTGGACCGGCGCAACAAAATCGTCCGGGAACTGAACCAGATCAATGACACCCCGTCGGTGTTTCAACTGGAAAAAACTATTGAACAGGACAAAATAACATTGGCGGAACTCAGAAAACAAAGTGGTGGCCTCGCGGTCAAGACCGGCAACCCAGATGAAATCACCCGACTGCTTGCCCGGATCACCCGGCTGATGGATTCCAGCCACCTCACGGTTCAGTCCATCACCCCCAAAACGCCTTTCCAGGGGCCATTTTTGAAATGGTCTCCCTTTGAAATGGATTTAAAAGGGTACTTTCAGGGACTGATGATGTTTCTGGACCACGTCCGGGAACTGGAGGATGCGGTGGAAATCCAGGATCTGGCAGTGGTGCGTTCACCCGGACAACCCGGAATGCTGCAAATCAAGTTTATTTTAAACATTTAG
- a CDS encoding type II secretion system protein GspD, protein MIRVAKQTGALWMATLMILSVTAVTGCTGLKGPVPEPVNPYNTRVVIDGVEKQAPTLGDIYPQAEAPIVKIIKGEVVDDATRQALLASPAETREPPEPMAGLSQKITSLILRGISIRQLTQILTELCGYNVLPTKTIEDLKINIFMQDTDLRTALETICRLNDLWYREGSNIITLMTRAEFIDDIEVRQKEHTRAFSIKYTNAADMAKLIQALMGHEVYLSRIEDEKVYGHIDPEEKTKISGEYQGPRLETSAQRIIFMNPAFEKSVNPAHAGTAEPESPAEPQDTTLSGLSAKSGEKPLLAILTVFRRNNSIIARSLDQGLLNEMAKIIEILDTPTSQVLLEVKILQITLGDEFESFFQFEYGNFGGNPVQSRIDPTQTVTEGFGISTMDGITPASSTAAGAVLSFNNIQARISLFESQGRATIISSPFLMSANNSKVDFFVGEEVPLRDDVKKETIPIGDSGNTLNTFIVDIKREELGTDIEMSSFINEDHTVTLEIKAEISSPMYSISSIGLSDDFGNVVNFPLDGVNKSKIKSILTARSGQTIALGGIIRETVDDGIKKVPILGDIPVLGFLFRQENRTKKKTETVIVLTPHIITHPGYAGAETRRFLDRQSSNPAVLEQRDTLLSDPAPGMTEEENK, encoded by the coding sequence ATGATCCGTGTGGCAAAACAGACCGGGGCCCTGTGGATGGCCACCCTGATGATCCTGTCCGTCACCGCCGTGACCGGATGTACCGGGCTGAAGGGGCCGGTGCCTGAACCGGTCAATCCCTACAACACGAGAGTGGTGATCGACGGTGTCGAAAAACAGGCCCCCACCCTGGGGGACATCTATCCGCAGGCAGAAGCCCCCATCGTCAAGATCATAAAGGGAGAGGTGGTGGACGACGCGACCCGACAGGCCCTTCTGGCGTCTCCGGCTGAAACCCGGGAGCCGCCAGAGCCCATGGCAGGCCTGTCCCAGAAAATCACTTCCCTGATCCTCAGGGGCATTTCCATCCGGCAACTCACCCAGATCCTGACTGAACTGTGCGGGTACAACGTGCTCCCCACCAAAACCATTGAAGACCTGAAAATAAATATCTTCATGCAGGACACCGACCTGCGGACCGCCCTGGAAACCATCTGCCGACTCAACGACCTGTGGTACCGGGAAGGCAGCAACATAATCACCCTCATGACACGGGCCGAATTCATCGACGACATCGAGGTCCGCCAGAAGGAACACACCCGAGCCTTTTCCATCAAATACACCAATGCTGCGGACATGGCGAAGCTGATCCAGGCCCTGATGGGGCACGAAGTATACCTGTCCCGCATCGAGGATGAAAAGGTCTACGGCCATATCGACCCGGAAGAAAAAACAAAAATCTCTGGAGAATACCAGGGACCCAGGCTGGAAACCTCGGCCCAGCGCATCATTTTCATGAACCCGGCCTTTGAAAAATCCGTAAATCCGGCACACGCCGGAACCGCTGAACCGGAATCGCCGGCTGAGCCTCAGGATACAACCCTGTCGGGTCTGTCGGCAAAATCCGGAGAAAAACCCCTGCTGGCCATTCTCACGGTTTTCAGGCGCAACAACAGTATCATTGCCAGATCCCTGGATCAAGGCCTGCTCAATGAGATGGCAAAAATCATCGAAATCCTGGACACCCCCACCAGCCAGGTACTCCTGGAAGTGAAAATTCTCCAAATCACATTGGGGGATGAATTTGAAAGTTTTTTCCAGTTTGAGTACGGCAATTTCGGGGGAAACCCGGTCCAAAGCCGGATTGATCCCACACAGACCGTGACCGAAGGGTTCGGCATTTCAACCATGGATGGGATAACCCCGGCCTCTTCCACAGCAGCCGGTGCAGTGTTATCTTTCAACAATATCCAGGCCAGGATCTCTCTGTTCGAAAGCCAGGGCCGGGCCACCATCATCTCCTCCCCGTTTCTGATGAGCGCCAACAACAGCAAGGTGGACTTTTTCGTGGGAGAGGAGGTGCCGCTGCGGGATGATGTCAAAAAAGAAACCATCCCCATCGGGGACAGCGGCAACACCCTGAACACCTTTATCGTGGATATCAAACGCGAGGAGCTGGGCACTGACATCGAAATGTCCAGTTTCATTAACGAGGACCACACCGTGACACTGGAGATCAAGGCGGAGATCTCCTCCCCCATGTACAGCATCTCCAGCATCGGATTGAGTGACGATTTCGGCAATGTCGTCAATTTTCCCCTGGACGGGGTGAACAAAAGCAAGATCAAGTCCATTCTTACGGCCAGATCCGGCCAGACCATCGCCCTGGGAGGCATCATCCGGGAGACCGTCGATGACGGCATCAAAAAGGTCCCGATCCTGGGAGACATACCGGTGCTGGGTTTTTTGTTCCGGCAGGAAAACAGAACCAAAAAAAAGACGGAAACCGTCATTGTCCTGACCCCCCACATCATCACCCATCCGGGATATGCCGGTGCTGAAACCCGCCGGTTCCTGGACCGGCAAAGTTCCAACCCGGCGGTCCTGGAACAGCGGGACACCCTGCTGTCAGATCCGGCCCCCGGAATGACCGAAGAGGAAAACAAATGA
- a CDS encoding type IV pilus twitching motility protein PilT: MSLAITNIPSPETSPSDITRLFRETLRLNASDLHLSAGMPPMVRVKGNIEALKNHRPCSGEEIKALMDSVLTQRYREVLKKKRSVDFAISIDGVGRFRVAVYYQRGALSAVFRLLASGIPTFSSLGLPQSLSRLPYIRDGLVLVTGATGSGKSTTLATVIHEINANRALNIITIEDPIEYLHFNNKSIINQRELFSDVPSFSEALRDALRADPDVILVGEMRDLETMRTAIMAAETGHLVFSTLHSRDCVSTINRLVGAFPAGEQSQIRQQLASILRAVISQRLLPNISDTGRLPGVEIMFSTPGISNLIRQGKDDMIYSSIETGLNDGMVTMEQCLLKLVNEGKITTEAAIAAAKNSNLMKDRLSKARETNMECLPPPKKNWFNR, from the coding sequence ATGAGCCTTGCAATCACAAACATCCCGTCCCCGGAAACCAGCCCGTCCGATATTACCCGGCTGTTCCGAGAAACCCTGCGCCTGAACGCCTCAGACCTTCACCTGTCTGCCGGCATGCCCCCCATGGTGCGGGTCAAGGGAAACATCGAGGCCCTGAAAAACCACCGACCATGTTCCGGTGAAGAGATCAAAGCCCTCATGGACTCGGTTCTCACCCAGCGCTACCGGGAGGTACTCAAAAAAAAACGCTCCGTGGATTTTGCCATCAGTATCGACGGTGTGGGGCGGTTCAGGGTAGCGGTCTATTACCAGCGGGGGGCTTTGTCTGCAGTGTTCCGGCTCCTGGCATCGGGCATTCCCACCTTTTCCAGCCTGGGCCTGCCCCAAAGCCTGTCCCGGCTGCCCTATATCCGGGACGGGCTGGTACTGGTGACCGGTGCTACCGGTTCGGGCAAATCCACCACCCTAGCCACGGTGATTCACGAAATCAATGCCAACCGGGCACTGAACATCATTACCATCGAAGATCCCATCGAATATCTTCATTTCAACAACAAAAGCATCATCAACCAGCGGGAGCTGTTTTCCGACGTTCCGTCGTTTTCAGAGGCGTTGCGGGACGCCCTGCGGGCCGACCCCGATGTGATCCTGGTGGGGGAGATGCGGGATCTTGAAACCATGCGCACCGCCATCATGGCGGCGGAAACCGGTCACCTGGTGTTTTCCACCCTCCACTCCAGGGACTGTGTTTCCACCATCAACCGTCTTGTGGGTGCCTTCCCTGCCGGAGAGCAGAGCCAGATCCGTCAACAGCTGGCTTCCATCCTCAGAGCCGTCATTTCTCAGCGGCTCCTCCCCAACATATCCGACACAGGACGGCTTCCCGGTGTGGAGATCATGTTTTCCACACCGGGAATTTCCAACCTCATCCGCCAGGGAAAGGATGACATGATCTATTCTTCCATCGAAACCGGCCTGAATGACGGCATGGTCACCATGGAACAGTGCCTTCTCAAGCTGGTGAACGAGGGAAAAATCACAACGGAGGCTGCCATTGCTGCAGCCAAAAATTCGAACCTGATGAAGGACCGGCTGTCAAAGGCCCGGGAAACGAATATGGAATGTTTACCACCCCCCAAAAAAAACTGGTTTAACAGGTAG